From Pseudorasbora parva isolate DD20220531a chromosome 25, ASM2467924v1, whole genome shotgun sequence, one genomic window encodes:
- the cd59b gene encoding CD59 glycoprotein isoform X2 — MKFSLGLFLLLCCVPVSFGSSLRCYKCEDYTGGHCSVQQVCSYEDACLYLHEKGGKTIRRCIRYTDCDNSRLSQKFPAISEYTYRCCNTDLCNSGPATAASTSLLYLLPVLSGLWSCMISQ; from the exons ATGAAGTTCTCTCTTGGACTTTTTCTACTGCTCTGTTGTGTGCCGGTTAGCTTCG GCTCGTCTCTTCGATGCTACAAGTGTGAGGATTACACTGGGGGCCATTGCTCAGTGCAGCAAGTTTGCTCTTATGAGGACGCATGCTTATATCTCCATGAGAAAG GTGGGAAGACCATTCGCCGGTGCATTCGATACACCGACTGTGATAACTCTCGTCTGTCCCAGAAGTTCCCGGCGATATCAGAATACACTTACAGGTGTTGCAACACTGACCTGTGTAACAGCGGGCCGGCGACCGCTGCGAGCACGTCGCTCTTATACCTCCTGCCGGTGCTCAGCGGCCTCTGGTCCTGCATGATTTCACAATAG
- the cd59b gene encoding CD59 glycoprotein isoform X1 has protein sequence MKFSLGLFLLLCCVPVSFGVKHYGMRFSSAGSSLRCYKCEDYTGGHCSVQQVCSYEDACLYLHEKGGKTIRRCIRYTDCDNSRLSQKFPAISEYTYRCCNTDLCNSGPATAASTSLLYLLPVLSGLWSCMISQ, from the exons ATGAAGTTCTCTCTTGGACTTTTTCTACTGCTCTGTTGTGTGCCGGTTAGCTTCG GCGTTAAGCATTATGGAATGCGATTCTCCTCTGCAGGCTCGTCTCTTCGATGCTACAAGTGTGAGGATTACACTGGGGGCCATTGCTCAGTGCAGCAAGTTTGCTCTTATGAGGACGCATGCTTATATCTCCATGAGAAAG GTGGGAAGACCATTCGCCGGTGCATTCGATACACCGACTGTGATAACTCTCGTCTGTCCCAGAAGTTCCCGGCGATATCAGAATACACTTACAGGTGTTGCAACACTGACCTGTGTAACAGCGGGCCGGCGACCGCTGCGAGCACGTCGCTCTTATACCTCCTGCCGGTGCTCAGCGGCCTCTGGTCCTGCATGATTTCACAATAG